In Aegilops tauschii subsp. strangulata cultivar AL8/78 chromosome 3, Aet v6.0, whole genome shotgun sequence, one genomic interval encodes:
- the LOC109737799 gene encoding uncharacterized protein → MAAAPAEVLPPANWWKKDPNCLETSPVHPANAVTADWPSLPDDIIRRIADSFLAANDLDWYMDLRAVCHNWRSATDDPRNNTSDPRFLPCRWIILDEVFESDTRRLLVNTATGRFLHKELPALRGYHVVATTLCGPFVMADRSAPHAARVFNPLTGDIIRFTAPMPLEVQVTAAVCFDFSWPLLALFCDSCCKMYIVSPHSSHSQDYVFDPRVYSFFRRAVGGGLVGRWWELARTTDFALKICKVGLSLGVNLLKFFCGDPTEIGLANDARCFAMEFIGQMLIIVKGQQFFQILRVKTESSELLHVESICNHAIFIGHHRSLAVDAHMFPSIEANCIYYTEHQVSSAHIWKYNIKDRKAERISEAVDFVKPDKQFVLLGDRPSTLIQLLSSYTISTRDSELAGAVKLDD, encoded by the coding sequence ATGGCGGCCGCCCCCGCTGAAGTTCTTCCGCCGGCCAATTGGTGGAAAAAGGACCCCAATTGCCTGGAAACCTCACCGGTCCATCCGGCCAATGCGGTGACCGCAGACTGGCCCTCGCTCCCAGACGATATCATCCGCCGCATCGCCGACTCCTTCCTCGCCGCCAACGACCTAGATTGGTACATGGATCTGCGCGCCGTCTGCCACAACTGGCGCTCCGCCACCGACGACCCCAGGAACAACACCTCTGACCCCCGGTTCCTCCCATGCCGCTGGATCATCCTCGACGAGGTCTTCGAGAGCGACACGCGCCGCCTCTTGGTCAACACCGCCACCGGCCGGTTCCTCCATAAGGAGCTCCCGGCGCTCCGCGGCTACCACGTCGTCGCCACCACTCTATGCGGCCCCTTCGTCATGGCCGACAGGAGCGCTCCTCACGCCGCTCGTGTCTTCAACCCTCTCACCGGCGATATCATCCGTTTCACGGCGCCCATGCCGCTCGAGGTGCAGGTCACCGCCGCCGTCTGCTTTGACTTCTCTTGGCCCTTGCTCGCCTTGTTCTGCGACTCATGTTGCAAGATGTACATAGTCAGTCCACACAGTTCTCACTCCCAAGACTATGTCTTTGATCCTAGAGTTTACAGTTTCTTCCGGAGGGCGGTCGGAGGTGGTTTGGTCGGCCGTTGGTGGGAATTAGCCAGAACAACTGACTTTGCTCTCAAGATCTGCAAAGTGGGGCTGTCACTTGGCGTCAATCTGTTGAAGTTTTTTTGTGGTGATCCTACTGAGATCGGACTTGCAAACGATGCCCGGTGTTTCGCAATGGAATTTATTGGACAGATGCTGATCATCGTCAAGGGACAACAATTCTTCCAGATTTTAAGAGTCAAAACCGAGAGCAGCGAGCTTTTGCATGTGGAGAGCATCTGCAACCATGCCATCTTCATTGGTCATCATAGGAGCCTTGCTGTGGATGCTCACATGTTTCCATCAATAGAGGCAAACTGTATCTACTACACTGAACACCAGGTTTCGTCTGCCCACATCTGGAAGTACAACATCAAGGACCGAAAAGCAGAAAGGATCTCAGAAGCCGTCGATTTTGTGAAGCCGGACAAGCAGTTTGTCCTGCTCGGCGACCGTCCTTCCACGCTCATCCAGCTTCTGTCGAGCTACACCATCAGCACCCGGGATTCTGAACTGGCTGGTGCAGTTAAACTTGATGATTGA